One window from the genome of Nicotiana tomentosiformis chromosome 5, ASM39032v3, whole genome shotgun sequence encodes:
- the LOC138891718 gene encoding probable GPI-anchored adhesin-like protein PGA18 — MPLSVQKVLGKRTTLTRPTPDSSDTSEYLPSLETSEGDSVQPQPGAQSEQFPDRLRLVNEPTSSSSSSDGSEGGSQASKPSSTPATTPATTATPINLDDDDEVSDDGRWGDTIVGGLARSRKSEVWADRFGADNPKFKGKATTSAGQSEEPGVVATGSVAEPSTAVSTSTGAAAMPPPSSGPSLSVPLSVPTYSTYPQTSLRVSQTLSSLNNWMQAATTKLTAISSAVATQSSAPSELQIPPSVEDSLKNILDNQKKILDDQKKIRETVDTYGSIIKDLGKQVKKMRKTQASKESVEKLSKEVEKIASAGDIPLDCS, encoded by the exons ATGCCACTATCAGTCCAGAAAGTCTTGGGCAAAAGGACTACTCTTACTAGACCAACTCCGGACTCCTCAGACACCAGTGAATACCTCCCATCCCTGGAAACTTCTGAGGGGGATTCTGTACAACCACAACCGGGGGCACAATCAGAACAATTCCCCGATAGACTCCGTTTAGTCAATGAACCTACCTCCTCTTCTAGTTCTTCTGatggctcagagggaggtagtCAGGCATCTAAACCATCTTCCACACCTGCTACAACACCTGCCACAACAGCTACCCCAATCAatttagatgatgatgatgaggtctCAGATGACGGGAGATGGGGTGACACAATTGTGGGAGGCCTGGCTAGATCAAGGAAGTCGGAGGTGTGGGCTGATAGATTT ggagcggacaaccctaaatttaagggtaaagccactacctccgCTGGACAGTCTGAAGAGCCAGGGGTAGTGGCCACCGGGTCAGTTGCCGAGCCCTCCACAGCAGTCAGTACTTCTACCGGAGCAGCTGCCATGCCTCCTCCTTCCTCTGGACCATCCCTCTCAGTGCCACTGTCAGTGCCCACATATTCTACCTACCCTCAGACTTCATTGCGGGTTTCACAGACACTAtccagtctcaacaactggatgcaggcagctaccacAAAGCTGACTGCAATATCCAGTGCAGTGGCAACACAGTCTTCAGCCCCATCAGAGCTCCAgatacctccatcagtggaggactCTTTGAAGAATATTCTGGATAAccagaagaagattctggacGACCAAAAGAAGATCCGGGAGACTGTTGATACATATGGGAGTATTATCAAGGATTTggggaagcaggtgaagaagatgcggaagaCTCAGGCATCTAAGGAGTCAGTGGAGAAGTTGAGCAAAGAGGTTGAGAAGATTGCTTCTGCTGGTGATATTCCACTGGACTGCTCATAG
- the LOC138891716 gene encoding uncharacterized protein, which yields MISSETEQVSSGPKATLETISEVDTNLKNRFVLLGSIEGVETTESREVGGKNKKGKEKESKGVRSAVRGKGKRVVDSSPTPLSLTKDTGAMVVWGEKSAEVEESVKKIWESGSGEAAKGLVQLGKNRDEPVSSEQETIVDLLKIVTESYNPKKKGSSKAKTPGIARANKKRKVAPSVTFEIPPTRGRATRSRLKQNEAELQKTLEESRRKAVAKGKKKVDKPVDIDEMDLVLRDEDNFEEVEVLTPKAKKAKTSTKKSVSESKSVEPSTLAKRTRPAVKSKQVKNVEEKEWSGEEEDDSDTEKDKIAKFGKRIILKGRLLKELEEQGMMLLLEKLELQGWKDMVLQMDGKVTSIVKGVQVSFDVKELGEILGVPAEGYNDYTKLKWPSLENLPTALTITKKFSDNEEEVEPKVVYKSEMKPPHKVPMKKWKVGTSKDHFGANTLIACDYEVYTTPKEPGSSKKVPVNSKVRALVQESVVNDAEIERLKKRLAEVETESDALRNKLAREKEKNDGILQDSSKPKTKHLVLPSLKPPSLV from the exons atgATTTCTTCTGAAACTGAACAGGTATCTTCTGGCCCTAAAGCTACTCTTGAGACAATTTCTGAAGTGGATACAAATTTGAAAAATAGGTTTGTGTTGTTAGGGTCTATAGAAGGTGTTGAAACTACAGAGTCTAGAgaagttggtggtaaaaataaaaagggaaaagaaaaagagagcaagggAGTTAGGAGTGCTGTGAGgggaaagggtaaaagagtggttgattcttcacccactcctttaagtttaaccaaagacacaggtgcaatggttgtttggggagaaAAATCTGCTGAAGtagaggagagtgtaaagaaaaTATGGGAAAGTGGGTCTGGCGAAGCTGCTAAAGGGCTGGTTCAACTTGGGAAAAATAGAGATGAACCTGTTTCATCTGAACAGGAAACCATCGTAGACCTACTGAAAATAGTGACTGAGAGTTATAATCCAAAGAAAAAAGGAAGTTCAAAGGCTAAAACCCCTGGCATTGCTAGGGCTAATAAGAAAAGAAAGGTTGCCCCTTCTGTTACTTTTGAAATTCCTCCCACAAGAGGAAGAGCCACAAGAAGTCGGCTAAAGCAGAATGAGGCAGAACTGCAGAAAACCTTAGAAGAAAGTAGAAGAAAAGCAGTTGCTAAGGGGAAGAAGAAGGTAGATAAGCCTGTTGACATTGATGAGATGGACCTGGTCCTTCGAGATGAAGATAATTTTGAAGAAGTGGAGGTTCTGACTCCCAAAGCCAAGAAAGCCAAGACTTCCACTAAGAAGTCTGTTTCAGAGTCAAAGTCTGTTGAACCATCCACCTTGGCAAAAAGAACAAGGCCTGCTGTGAAGTCAAAACAagtgaaaaatgttgaagaaaaggAATGGAGTGGAGAGGAAGAAGATGATTCTGACACTGAGAAAGACAAGATAGCCAAGTTTGGCAAGAGGATAATTTTGAAGGGCAGACTCCTCAAGGAATTGGAGGAGCAAGGAATGATGTTGCTTTTGGAGAAGTTGGAGTTGCAAggctggaaggacatggtccttcagatggatggcAA GGTTACCAGTATAGTGAAAGGAGTGCAAGTCTCCTTCGATGTGAAGGAGTTGGGAGAAATTCTGGGTGTACCTGCTGAGGGGTACAATGACTATACAAAGCTTAAGTGGCCAAGCCTAGAAAATCTTCCTACTGCCCTTACCATTACCAAAAAATTCAGTGACAATGAGGAGGAAGTGGAGCCCAAGGTTGTGTACAAGagtgagatgaagccaccccacaaG GTACCTATGAAGAAGTGGAAGGTTGGTACAAGTAAGGATCATTTTGGGGCAAATACTCTgattgcttgtgactatgaagtctataccactcctaaagaacctggttcatccaagaaggtaccagtgaatagtaaggtgcgagccttggtgcaagaaagtgtGGTTAAcgatgctgagattgagaggctgaagaagaggttggcagagGTGGAGACTGAGAGTGATGCTCTCAGAAATAAGCTggcaagagaaaaggagaagaatgatggcattcttcaagactcctccaagccaaaaaccaagcacCTAGTTCTTCCCAGCCTTAAGCCTCCTAGCCTAGTATAG
- the LOC104094383 gene encoding putative UPF0481 protein At3g02645 — protein sequence MMLLDTNFLLSYMESLTLYPQVKDFFVRNFGFVTYFTAQRDIFLLENQIPLWVLKMLATLKYGDYDQDGNLQKELFGKFCGSAVFCDYQPTKVRGSCDGKNSEDEQPMHLLETLRDVIISEPIQPKTLQQKDFKTESKSHIYPFRSVRDLKQKGIFFRSSSINSIHGIKFKSYKLFGKLDLPKEHMNIYSKVIYSNMIAYEMSPNTNTRYEVTSYVNFMKSLVVCPEDVKELREKGVICNHLGTDEEAAKLFQDITTYDVVSHGGILVDVIKDIQSHVSSKAKTSMAECYWTYFSTPWSIIALLVAAALLCLTIMQTHYTMYPMN from the exons ATGATGCTCCTCGATACAAATTTTCTTTTGAGCTATATGGAATCCCTCACACTATATCCACAAGTTAAGGATTTCTTTGTAAGAAATTTTGGCTTTGTAACATATTTTACTGCACAACGTGACATATTTTTGCTTGAAAATCAAATTCCACTTTGGGTTCTCAAGATGTTGGCTACCTTAAAGTATGGTGATTATGATCAAGATGGAAACTTGCAAAAAGAATTGTTTGGTAAGTTTTGTGGTTCAGCAGTTTTTTGTGATTATCAGCCAACAAAAGTAAGGGGCTCATGTGATGGAAAAAATAGTGAGGATGAGCAGCCTATGCATCTTCTTGAAACTCTTCGGGATGTCATCATCTCCGAACCAATTCAACCAAAAACACTTCAGCAAAAGGATTTCAA AACGGAATCGAAGAGTCATATCTATCCCTTTCGATCAGTTAGAGACCTCAAACAGAAGGGCATTTTCTTTCGGTCGAGTAGCATAAATTCTATCCATGGAATAAAATTCAAATCCTACAAGTTGTTTGGGAAACTCGATCTTCCAAAGGAACACATGAACATCTATAGCAAGGTAATCTATTCAAACATGATAGCTTATGAGATGAGTCCAAACACGAATACTCGATATGAGGTGACATCTTATGTGAATTTTATGAAATCACTTGTAGTATGTCCAGAGGATGTGAAAGAACTACGAGAAAAAGGAGTAATCTGTAACCACTTGGGAACAGATGAAGAAGCAGCCAAACTGTTCCAAGATATTACTACTTATGATGTGGTCTCTCATGGCGGTATTCTTGTTGATGTTATAAAAGATATTCAGAGCCACGTTAGCAGCAAAGCTAAAACATCAATGGCAGAATGCTACTGGACTTATTTTAGCACTCCATGGTCAATTATCGCGTTACTTGTAGCTGCTGCGCTACTTTGCTTAACTATTATGCAAACTCATTATACTATGTATCCTATGAATTAA
- the LOC104094379 gene encoding cyclic nucleotide-gated ion channel 1-like, whose product MMNLKQDKYVRFEDWKSEESSFNSPNNRPFHIRKPSFSLLMSNIRRRLESGSERISSWRKSIRVHPLTAKPTKDQSISSKKQILDPQGRFLQQWNKIFVLICTIAVSLDPLFFYIPVIDNENKCLDLDTTLKITACVLRSITDLFYIFHIILQFRTGFIPPSSRVFGRGELIEDSSAIAKRYLKSYFIVDILAVLPLPQIVILIISPSVNSPISLATKEILKIVIFVQYVPRIFRIYPLYKEVTRTAGLFTETAWGGAAFNLFLYMLASNVVGAFWYLISVERQDTCWRDACDKIDSCSLDNLYCGGNRNGNALLLNSSCPLLKSEDIKDPNDFDFGIFLDALQFRIVEKQKFWSKLFYCFWWGLRNLSSLGQNLKTSTFVGEILFAVFISIIGLILFSLLIGNMQKYLQSITVRVEEMRVRRRDAEQWMSHRMLPDNLRARIRRHEQYKWQETRGVEEDLLIHNLPRDLRRDLKRHLCWSLVKRVPMFEKMDEQLLDAMCGRLKPALYTEKSFIIREGDPVDEMLFLMRGTLITMTTNGGRTGFFNSVSLKAGDFCGEELLTWALDPHTSSSLPTSTRTVQAETDIEAFALTADDLKFVASQFRRLNSKQLQHSFRLYSQQWRTWGACFIQVAWRRHCRNKLEKSLREEEDRLQVALAKESTNAPSLGATIYASRFAANALRALRRNHTTGAKLSPTLPLLLQKPAEPNFSEENHS is encoded by the exons ATGATGAATCTCAAACAAGATAAATATGTAAG GTTTGAGGACTGGAAGTCAGAAGAGTCATCTTTCAACTCTCCAAATAACAGGCCATTTCATATCAGAAAACCATCATTTAGTTTGTTGATGAGTAACATTAGAAGAAGGCTTGAGAGTGGTTCTGAAAGAATTAGTAGTTGGAGAAAATCAATACGCGTCCATCCTCTAACCGCTAAACCAACAAAAGATCAATCTATCTCGTCAAAGAAACAAATTCTTGATCCTCAGGGGCGATTTCTTCAGCAATGGAACAAAATATTTGTATTGATTTGTACAATTGCAGTGTCATTGGATCCACTATTCTTCTACATACCTGTCATTGATAACGAAAACAAGTGCCTTGATTTGGACACGACGTTAAAGATCACTGCTTGTGTTCTACGTTCGATCACTGATCTTTTCTATATCTTTCACATTATCTTGCAATTTCGTACTGGTTTTATCCCTCCTTCTTCTCGAGTATTTGGAAGGGGTGAGTTGATTGAAGATTCCTCTGCTATAGCCAAGAGATATTTGAAATCTTATTTCATTGTTGATATTTTAGCAGTTCTTCCACTTCCACAG attgtgatattgattatCAGTCCAAGTGTGAATAGCCCGATTTCTCTAGCGACGAAAGAAATCTTGAAGATTGTCATTTTTGTCCAATATGTTCCAAGAATATTTAGAATTTATCCATTGTATAAAGAAGTAACAAGAACTGCAGGCTTATTTACAGAAACGGCATGGGGTGGAGCTGCTTTCAACCTTTTCCTTTACATGTTAGCCAGTAAT GTAGTCGGAGCCTTCTGGTACTTGATCTCAGTAGAACGCCAAGATACATGTTGGCGCGATGCATGTGATAAGATTGACTCATGTTCTTTAGACAACTTATACTGTGGAGGAAACAGAAACGGAAACGCTTTGCTTCTAAATTCTTCTTGCCCTCTCCTGAAATCAGAAGATATAAAAGATCCAAATGACTTTGATTTTGGAATATTTCTTGATGCTCTTCAGTTTCGGATAGTAGAAAAGCAAAAATTCTGGTCCAAACTCTTCTATTGCTTTTGGTGGGGACTGAGAAACTTAAG TTCTCTTGGCCAAAACCTTAAGACAAGCACCTTTGTTGGGGAGATTCTCTTTGCTGTCTTCATTTCAATTATTGGGCTAATCTTGTTTTCCTTGCTTATTGGCAATATGCAG AAATATTTGCAGTCTATCACAGTAAGAGTAGAAGAGATGAGAGTGAGAAGGCGAGACGCAGAGCAATGGATGTCTCATCGCATGCTTCCTGATAATCTGAGAGCACGAATTAGAAGACATGAACAGTACAAATGGCAAGAAACCAGGGGTGTAGAGGAAGATTTACTTATTCATAATCTTCCTAGAGACTTGAGAAGAGATTTAAAGCGCCATCTCTGTTGGTCTTTGGTTAAAAGA GTTCCAATGTTTGAGAAAATGGATGAACAATTACTAGATGCAATGTGTGGTCGACTTAAACCAGCACTCTACACAGAGAAAAGTTTCATAATCCGAGAAGGCGATCCAGTAGATGAGATGCTCTTTCTAATGAGAGGTACTCTAATAACTATGACAACAAATGGTGGAAGAACTGGTTTTTTCAACTCTGTATCACTCAAAGCTGGTGATTTCTGTGGAGAGGAGCTTCTTACTTGGGCTTTAGACCCTCACACTTCCTCTAGTCTTCCTACTTCAACAAGAACAGTTCAAGCTGAAACTGATATAGAAGCTTTTGCCCTCACTGCTGATGATCTCAAGTTTGTTGCCTCACAGTTTCGACGTCTTAATAGCAAACAGCTTCAACATAGTTTCAG GCTCTACTCACAGCAATGGAGGACATGGGGTGCATGCTTTATACAAGTAGCATGGCGTCGACATTGTAGGAACAAGCTTGAGAAATCTTTAAGAGAGGAAGAAGATAGATTGCAGGTTGCATTagcaaaagagagtacaaatgCACCAAGTCTTGGAGCTACCATTTATGCATCAAGATTTGCTGCTAATGCGCTGCGCGCCTTGCGACGCAACCATACAACTGGTGCCAAATTATCTCCCACACTACCTCTACTGCTTCAGAAACCAGCTGAACCAAATTTCAGTGAGGAAAATCATTCATGA